In one window of Corallococcus macrosporus DNA:
- a CDS encoding cyclic nucleotide-binding domain-containing protein: MAGETAGSGRGGSARGGTLQVVQSLAAQGEPERAAQLYEELGAAQRERLRKEAAQGSAKERHWLVDVLRRARDFTGAARLLDGSGDDVSVADLYAQGGQYVAAAEAYLRAGEVERAAAAFERGGALERALEVYRGLGARESMAHCLVRLGRPFEAADLYHELGQAHAEAEALGGVLAEDPRYVEAVLRTCKVLDAGGFTHRALAVLADALSSSELLRADPVLVTEKARLLRRMGLDVEAEALLARLAAGATVPEASGYRFLKAIPIFGELTLEDMKDLYRLARPVTATPGSVLLEKGAPGTGLFVLLEGTVDVFSGNEPNARHLNTLGPGSFLGEISLVQDGPVSANVRAKTAVRALRITRESFQHFLATHDAASLHIYRLFTQNLAARVRALSG, translated from the coding sequence ATGGCAGGCGAAACGGCGGGCAGCGGACGGGGCGGTTCGGCACGGGGCGGCACGCTCCAGGTGGTGCAGTCCCTGGCGGCTCAAGGCGAGCCGGAGCGCGCGGCGCAGCTCTACGAGGAGCTGGGCGCGGCGCAGCGCGAACGCCTGCGCAAGGAGGCCGCGCAGGGGTCGGCGAAGGAGCGCCACTGGCTGGTGGACGTGCTGCGCCGGGCTCGCGACTTCACGGGCGCGGCGCGGCTCTTGGACGGCAGCGGCGACGACGTGTCCGTGGCGGACCTGTACGCGCAGGGCGGTCAGTACGTGGCGGCCGCGGAGGCGTACCTGCGCGCGGGCGAAGTGGAACGCGCCGCGGCGGCCTTCGAGCGGGGTGGGGCGCTGGAGCGCGCGCTGGAGGTGTACCGGGGCCTGGGGGCTCGCGAGTCCATGGCGCACTGCCTGGTCCGCCTGGGCCGCCCCTTCGAGGCCGCGGACCTCTACCACGAGCTGGGACAGGCCCACGCGGAGGCCGAGGCGCTGGGCGGCGTGCTCGCGGAGGATCCTCGCTACGTCGAAGCGGTGCTGCGCACGTGCAAGGTGCTGGACGCCGGCGGCTTCACGCACCGGGCGCTCGCGGTGCTGGCGGACGCGCTGAGCAGCTCCGAGCTGCTGCGCGCGGATCCCGTGTTGGTGACGGAGAAGGCGCGGCTGTTGCGCCGCATGGGCCTGGACGTGGAGGCGGAGGCGCTGCTCGCGCGGCTGGCCGCGGGCGCGACCGTGCCCGAGGCCAGCGGCTACCGCTTCCTCAAGGCCATTCCCATCTTCGGCGAGCTGACGCTGGAGGACATGAAGGACCTGTACCGGCTGGCGCGGCCCGTGACGGCCACGCCGGGCTCGGTGCTGCTGGAGAAGGGCGCGCCCGGCACGGGCCTGTTCGTGCTGCTGGAGGGCACGGTGGACGTCTTCTCCGGCAACGAGCCGAACGCGCGGCACCTCAACACGCTGGGGCCGGGCTCGTTCCTGGGGGAAATCTCCCTCGTGCAGGATGGCCCCGTGTCCGCGAACGTGCGCGCGAAGACGGCGGTGCGCGCGCTGCGCATCACCCGTGAGAGCTTCCAGCACTTCCTGGCCACGCACGACGCGGCCTCGCTGCACATCTACCGGCTCTTCACGCAGAACCTCGCGGCCCGCGTGCGGGCGCTGAGCGGGTGA